The proteins below are encoded in one region of Oncorhynchus gorbuscha isolate QuinsamMale2020 ecotype Even-year linkage group LG01, OgorEven_v1.0, whole genome shotgun sequence:
- the LOC124037736 gene encoding beta-1,3-galactosyl-O-glycosyl-glycoprotein beta-1,6-N-acetylglucosaminyltransferase 3-like, with product MSLLRLSSSQRVFRNVSLIVLSGSVCLFLWAALRPCSDRKPLRFSDLLPLHYAVDLPACSAIIRGDIEGLEKEQLRRLLKTKKKSQLLSEAFYHNVTQDCQRFVTDREFITMPISLEEEEFPIAFSMVIHEKIEMFDRLLRALYTPQNVYCVHIDQKSSEDFKSAVRAIVSCLPNVFVASKMESVIYASWSRVQADLNCMEDLLKSSVQWRYLLNTCGTDFPIKTNAEMVQALKLLNGKNSMESEVTNGYKKGRWKFHHNVTDTVVRTEVKKNPPPINTPMFSGNAYFVVSRAFVRHVMKSQEVRVLLEWEKDTYSPDEHLWATLQRMPAVPGSNPPNSKYQQSDMNSIARVVRWSYLAGDVRSGAPYPHCSGTYRRAVCVYGAGDLQWLLNQHHLIANKFDPEVDDVWSHTCASKQHTVYH from the coding sequence ATGTCTCTACTTCGGTTGTCAAGCTCTCAGAGAGTCTTCAGGAACGTATCTCTGATCGTACTGAGTGGCTctgtctgtttgttcctgtgGGCCGCTCTCAGACCCTGCTCTGACAGGAAGCCTCTTCGCTTTTCAGACCTCCTCCCTCTGCACTACGCTGTAGACTTGCCTGCCTGCTCAGCCATCATCCGAGGAGACATAGAGGGTCTGGAGAAGGAACAGCTCAGGAGACTGCTGAAGACCAAGAAGAAGAGCCAGTTGCTGTCGGAGGCATTCTACCACAACGTGACACAGGACTGCCAGAGATTCGTCACAGACAGAGAGTTCATTACCATGCCTATCAGCCTGGAGGAGGAAGAGTTCCCCATTGCATTCTCCATGGTCATCCACGAGAAGATTGAGATGTTTGACCGGCTCCTGCGTGCTTTATACACTCCTCAGAACGTCTACTGCGTCCACATCGACCAGAAATCATCCGAGGACTTCAAGAGTGCAGTGAGGGCTATCGTGTCCTGCCTACCCAATGTGTTTGTGGCCAGTAAGATGGAGAGCGTCATCTATGCCTCCTGGTCCAGAGTGCAGGCTGACCTGAACTGCATGGAGGACCTGCTAAAGTCATCTGTCCAGTGGAGGTACCTTCTCAACACCTGTGGAACAGACTTCCCCATTAAGACCAACGCTGAGATGGTTCAGGCCCTCAAGCTGCTGAACGGAAAGAACAGCAtggagtcagaggtcaccaacGGCTACAAGAAGGGCAGATGGAAGTTTCACCACAACGTCACGGATACAGTAGTCAGGACAGAGGTTAAGAAGAACCCTCCACCAATCAACACCCCCATGTTCTCTGGCAACGCCTACTTCGTGGTATCCAGAGCCTTCGTCCGTCACGTGATGAAGAGTCAGGAGGTCCGGGTTCTGCTGGAGTGGGAGAAGGACACCTATAGTCCTGATGAACACCTGTGGGCCACTCTGCAGCGCATGCCCGCTGTCCCAGGCTCCAACCCCCCCAACAGTAAGTACCAGCAGTCTGATATGAACTCCATAGCCAGGGTAGTGAGGTGGAGCTACCTGGCTGGGGATGTGAGGAGCGGAGCCCCCTACCCCCACTGCTCCGGGACCTACAGGAGAGCTGTGTGTGTCTATGGAGCTGGAGACCTGCAGTGGCTCCTAAACCAACACCACCTTATCGCTAACAAGTTTGACCCCGAGGTGGATGATGTCTGGAGTCATACCTGTGCTTCAAAGCAACACACCGTGTATCATTAA